A single genomic interval of Spirosoma linguale DSM 74 harbors:
- a CDS encoding PAS/PAC sensor signal transduction histidine kinase (KEGG: amc:MADE_01275 putative two-component sensor histidine kinase~TIGRFAM: PAS sensor protein~PFAM: ATP-binding region ATPase domain protein; PAS fold-3 domain protein; PAS fold-4 domain protein; histidine kinase A domain protein~SMART: ATP-binding region ATPase domain protein; histidine kinase A domain protein; PAS domain containing protein) has protein sequence MNGHQPPSDTPANLTQRLNIDFALQAAGLGVWEFDPVTKQVRWDDRCRQLYGVAKNNQITYEQAIQYIHPDDQARVDQAVQQALSVESNGQYDVTYRTVGADDGLLRWVRFMGKAESTPAGRVYRFAGVAQEVTQQVLARQQLEDSEARFRSLIEEAPIATCLFVGRELRIDLANQPMIDIWGKGRSVFGKPLSEALPELTGQPFLAILDEVFTTGIAYEAKAARAEIEVDGVMGNYYFDFTYKPQRNANGSVYAIIDMAIDVTDQVLARQQLEASEARYRLLSSELETLVQQRTQELTASEAFARNLFQNSPVANLVLVGQDMIIQTINEGMLHMLGRDQSIIGQPLMSALPELESTPLLDRLRQVLKSGEVYHQPEEQIDLIRFERPYTGYFHYIYTPLTDATSQRMGVVVTAIEVTTQVLARQHLEEVEARLRTIITNLPSATVVFRGRELVVESPSKYFIDLIDRGPDVVGKPLGELMPELESQSYLNILDQVYTTGQPYRAFGAPVSIRQADGSTVLDYFDLIYTPLFNAQGQVYAILSVATNVTEQIRAHQQVERSETALRNAVELAELGHFSVDVGTNLITVSPRVADWFGFDDVVADAQSFIDGVGQSDRQLVATRLANALQPGSDGRYDVEHSVIHAKTGHQIILHVLGQLYKNDAGQVLRLEGICQDITPQREQQAVLEQQVQERTQELAAANEELAASNEELSATNKEVQIGNQALETANTDLLRSNQNLEQFAYIASHDLQEPLRKIQQFGDLLKNQYGDHLGDGLAYLERMQTAASRMSVLIRDLLAFSRISTTQVIAQPVGLNQVVSRVLDALSVVVEESGAQVVVTSLPVVPGDRSQLDQLFQNLLSNAVKFRRTNPLGELVTPQISIKASLVAESQLPPSVHPSRYAQTYHCIEVADNGIGFKEKYVDRMFQVFQRLHGKNEFAGTGIGLAIVQKVVTNHGGGITATSEPGQGATFSVYLPA, from the coding sequence ATGAACGGCCATCAACCGCCTTCCGATACGCCTGCTAATCTGACCCAGCGACTTAATATTGATTTTGCCCTCCAGGCGGCTGGTCTGGGCGTTTGGGAATTTGACCCGGTTACTAAACAAGTTCGCTGGGATGACCGATGCCGGCAGTTATATGGGGTGGCTAAAAACAATCAGATTACCTATGAGCAAGCCATCCAGTATATCCATCCCGACGATCAGGCTCGTGTGGATCAGGCCGTTCAACAGGCGCTCTCGGTTGAGTCGAACGGACAATATGACGTGACCTACCGAACGGTGGGGGCCGATGATGGCCTGCTCCGCTGGGTTCGGTTCATGGGTAAAGCTGAGTCTACTCCCGCCGGGCGGGTCTACCGCTTTGCGGGCGTGGCCCAGGAGGTCACCCAGCAGGTACTGGCTCGTCAACAACTGGAAGACAGCGAAGCCCGTTTTCGCTCCCTGATCGAAGAAGCCCCCATCGCCACCTGTTTGTTTGTGGGACGGGAGCTACGCATTGACCTAGCCAACCAACCGATGATTGACATCTGGGGCAAAGGCCGGTCGGTGTTCGGCAAGCCCTTAAGCGAGGCACTGCCCGAATTAACCGGACAGCCGTTTTTGGCCATCCTGGATGAGGTATTCACTACCGGTATCGCCTATGAAGCGAAGGCCGCCCGGGCGGAGATAGAAGTGGATGGCGTGATGGGTAACTACTATTTTGACTTCACCTACAAGCCCCAGCGGAATGCCAATGGGAGCGTCTATGCCATCATCGACATGGCCATTGATGTAACCGATCAGGTACTGGCCCGCCAGCAGCTGGAAGCCAGTGAGGCTCGCTACCGGCTTCTATCATCTGAATTAGAAACACTGGTGCAACAACGGACCCAGGAATTAACGGCCAGTGAAGCCTTTGCCCGTAACCTATTCCAAAACTCACCCGTGGCCAATCTGGTATTGGTAGGACAGGATATGATTATCCAAACCATCAATGAGGGGATGCTCCACATGTTGGGCCGGGACCAATCCATCATTGGTCAGCCCTTAATGAGTGCGCTGCCCGAGTTAGAATCCACCCCCCTACTGGATCGCCTGCGGCAAGTGCTGAAGAGTGGAGAGGTGTATCATCAACCTGAAGAACAGATTGATCTGATCCGCTTTGAGCGGCCCTATACGGGCTACTTTCATTACATTTACACGCCCCTAACCGATGCAACCAGCCAACGCATGGGTGTGGTGGTGACCGCTATCGAAGTAACTACTCAGGTGCTGGCCCGCCAGCACCTTGAGGAGGTGGAGGCCCGGTTGCGCACCATCATTACCAATCTGCCGTCGGCTACGGTCGTCTTTCGGGGGCGTGAGTTGGTGGTGGAAAGTCCAAGTAAATACTTCATCGACCTCATCGACCGGGGGCCCGACGTGGTCGGTAAGCCACTGGGTGAGCTGATGCCGGAACTGGAGAGCCAGTCGTACCTCAACATCCTGGACCAGGTCTACACCACCGGCCAGCCTTACCGGGCTTTTGGGGCGCCGGTTAGTATTCGTCAAGCAGACGGATCGACCGTACTCGACTACTTTGATCTGATTTATACTCCTCTCTTCAACGCGCAGGGTCAGGTGTATGCCATTCTCAGCGTAGCCACCAACGTAACCGAGCAAATAAGGGCTCATCAACAAGTGGAAAGAAGTGAAACCGCTTTACGCAACGCCGTCGAACTAGCCGAATTGGGCCACTTTAGCGTCGATGTGGGGACCAACCTCATCACCGTATCCCCACGGGTAGCCGACTGGTTTGGCTTTGATGACGTAGTTGCCGATGCTCAATCGTTTATCGATGGCGTCGGCCAAAGCGACCGCCAGCTGGTAGCCACCCGTCTGGCTAACGCTCTGCAACCGGGCTCTGACGGGCGCTATGATGTAGAACACTCCGTCATTCATGCCAAAACGGGTCACCAGATCATCCTACACGTCTTGGGCCAACTTTACAAGAATGACGCTGGGCAAGTCCTGCGGCTAGAGGGCATTTGTCAGGACATCACTCCTCAACGCGAGCAACAAGCTGTCTTGGAGCAGCAAGTGCAGGAGCGAACCCAAGAGCTAGCCGCGGCTAATGAGGAACTAGCGGCCAGCAATGAGGAGTTAAGTGCAACCAACAAGGAGGTTCAGATCGGCAACCAAGCTCTGGAAACGGCTAACACCGACCTGTTACGCTCGAATCAGAACCTGGAGCAGTTCGCCTACATTGCCTCCCATGACCTGCAGGAGCCGCTGCGTAAGATCCAGCAGTTCGGTGATCTGCTCAAGAACCAATACGGCGACCACCTGGGCGATGGCCTGGCTTACCTGGAGCGTATGCAGACCGCAGCCAGTCGCATGTCGGTGTTGATCCGAGACTTGTTAGCTTTCTCGCGGATCTCCACCACGCAGGTGATTGCCCAACCCGTGGGGCTCAATCAGGTGGTGAGCCGGGTGTTGGACGCCTTATCGGTCGTGGTGGAGGAAAGTGGGGCGCAGGTGGTTGTGACTAGCTTGCCGGTAGTGCCGGGGGATCGCTCCCAGTTGGACCAACTGTTTCAGAACCTGTTGTCCAACGCGGTCAAGTTTCGGCGTACCAACCCACTCGGGGAGCTGGTTACCCCTCAAATCAGTATTAAGGCCAGTCTGGTAGCCGAAAGCCAACTACCCCCTTCGGTACACCCTTCGCGGTATGCCCAAACCTATCACTGCATCGAGGTAGCCGACAACGGCATTGGCTTTAAGGAGAAGTATGTGGACCGCATGTTTCAGGTGTTTCAGCGGTTGCACGGCAAAAACGAATTTGCCGGTACAGGCATCGGGTTGGCCATTGTGCAGAAGGTGGTGACCAATCACGGGGGGGGCATCACCGCGACGAGTGAGCCAGGCCAGGGGGCAACCTTTAGTGTGTACTTACCAGCCTAG
- a CDS encoding Cytochrome-c oxidase (PFAM: cytochrome c oxidase subunit I~KEGG: bur:Bcep18194_C7361 cytochrome-c oxidase) — translation MLMTGVIIIAALFMGWLFSGYAHVRTGNVSHRADELHTETDAREAAQSEHEPQSKLRRYLFSEDHKTIARQYLITGISWAIIGIFLSVLFRLQLGFQHLNLDFLRPLLGDWINQDGKLDQDFYLQLVTMHGTIMVFFVLTAGLSGTFSNFLIPLQIGARDMASGFLNMLSYWFFFTASVVMLSSFFVPSGPSGTGWVIYPPLSALPQAHRGSGSGLTLWLISIALFIISQLLGGINYITTVINLRTRGMSFSKLPLTIWSFLLTAILGLISFPVLLSAVLLLIFDRHFGTSFYLSEIYIKGEALPNMGGSPILFQHLFWFFGHPEVYIVILPALGITSEIIATNARKPIFGYRAMIASMIGIAFLSFIVWGHHMFVSGMNPFLGSVFMFLTLIIAVPSAVKAFNYITTLWRGNIRFTPAMLFSIGLVSFFVSGGLTGIILGNSVLDIQLHDTYFVVAHFHLVMGAASAFGLLAGTYHWYPKMFGRMLNEKLGYAHFWLTFIGIYLVFFPMHYLGIAGFPRRYYAFTSYDFTKGTFADMNAFITIAAIVTFTAQWLFIWNVVYSYFKGQKAPQNPWRSNTLEWTAPIHPGHGNWPGKLPAVYRWPYDYSKPGAIDDFIPQNVPYSLTHSSNLPHENEQIALEKEVEAQNLNDPFSQPH, via the coding sequence ATGTTAATGACAGGTGTAATCATTATTGCCGCCCTATTTATGGGCTGGCTTTTTAGCGGCTATGCCCATGTGCGAACAGGTAATGTCAGTCACCGGGCCGATGAACTCCATACGGAAACCGATGCCCGTGAGGCCGCCCAATCTGAGCACGAACCGCAAAGTAAATTGCGTAGGTACTTGTTTTCAGAAGATCATAAAACGATTGCCCGACAGTATCTGATTACGGGCATTAGCTGGGCCATCATAGGTATTTTTTTATCCGTCCTGTTCCGGCTTCAACTGGGGTTTCAGCACCTGAATCTCGATTTCCTGCGTCCGCTGCTGGGTGACTGGATCAACCAGGACGGTAAGCTCGATCAGGACTTTTACCTTCAACTCGTCACCATGCACGGTACCATTATGGTCTTTTTTGTGCTCACAGCCGGGCTCAGTGGTACGTTTTCCAATTTCCTGATTCCGCTGCAAATCGGTGCCCGCGACATGGCCTCTGGCTTTCTGAACATGCTGTCGTACTGGTTCTTTTTTACGGCGAGCGTAGTCATGTTATCGTCCTTCTTTGTGCCGTCGGGGCCGTCGGGCACGGGCTGGGTAATTTATCCGCCCCTCAGCGCCTTGCCCCAGGCCCATCGGGGGTCTGGTAGCGGACTAACGCTCTGGCTGATCAGTATAGCCCTGTTTATTATCTCCCAATTGCTGGGCGGCATCAATTACATCACCACGGTCATAAACCTACGCACACGAGGCATGTCGTTTAGTAAACTTCCACTGACGATCTGGTCTTTCCTGCTAACGGCGATCTTAGGGTTAATTTCATTCCCGGTCCTCTTGTCCGCGGTGCTACTACTCATTTTTGACCGCCATTTCGGGACGAGTTTTTATTTGTCCGAGATTTATATCAAGGGAGAAGCATTGCCCAATATGGGCGGAAGCCCCATTTTATTCCAGCACCTGTTCTGGTTTTTTGGTCACCCCGAAGTCTACATTGTTATTCTACCGGCCCTGGGGATCACGTCCGAAATCATCGCGACCAATGCCCGTAAACCCATTTTTGGGTACCGGGCCATGATTGCCTCCATGATCGGGATTGCCTTTCTGTCGTTTATCGTCTGGGGACATCATATGTTCGTGTCGGGTATGAACCCGTTTCTAGGATCTGTGTTCATGTTCCTGACGCTGATCATTGCCGTCCCCTCCGCAGTAAAAGCGTTTAATTACATCACGACCTTATGGCGAGGTAATATTCGCTTTACACCCGCCATGCTGTTTTCCATCGGTCTGGTATCGTTTTTCGTTTCCGGTGGTCTCACCGGCATCATTTTGGGTAATTCGGTTTTAGATATTCAACTGCATGATACGTATTTCGTGGTGGCTCATTTTCACCTGGTGATGGGAGCCGCTTCGGCCTTCGGACTGCTGGCAGGTACGTATCACTGGTATCCCAAGATGTTCGGCCGGATGCTGAACGAAAAGCTGGGGTATGCGCACTTCTGGCTAACGTTCATTGGCATCTACCTGGTCTTTTTCCCCATGCACTATCTAGGTATTGCCGGTTTTCCCAGGCGTTACTATGCCTTTACCAGCTATGATTTTACGAAAGGTACATTTGCCGACATGAATGCCTTCATCACGATAGCCGCCATTGTTACTTTCACGGCTCAGTGGCTATTCATCTGGAATGTTGTCTATAGCTACTTTAAGGGACAAAAGGCTCCCCAGAACCCCTGGCGGTCGAACACCCTCGAATGGACGGCGCCCATCCACCCGGGTCATGGCAACTGGCCGGGTAAACTACCCGCCGTTTACCGCTGGCCCTACGATTATAGCAAGCCCGGCGCCATCGACGATTTTATTCCGCAGAATGTACCTTACTCACTGACCCACTCGTCTAATCTGCCGCACGAAAATGAGCAGATTGCGCTAGAGAAAGAAGTTGAGGCCCAAAACCTAAACGATCCGTTTTCCCAGCCACACTGA
- a CDS encoding NmrA family protein (PFAM: NmrA family protein; 3-beta hydroxysteroid dehydrogenase/isomerase; TrkA-N domain protein~KEGG: hypothetical protein), with translation MILVTGATGQFGSKAIEHLIRKQVSPIHIIAMVRDVAKAKSLLDRGIQVRVGDYTDVDSLIHAFQGVDKLLLVSSSDRGPIENRTTQHINAIKAAQAARVKHITYTSFIRKADFAHSAIAAFHQSHVESEAFLKNSGVAYTILQNGMYQEMIPVFAGQQVGQTGLIFFPAGNGQASYVLREELAEAAAHVLTTDGHLNQVYQLTNTASVSFYEIARELSHMLEKEVIYQSPSVSEFEARLKSGGVPDQYIGMFTMWAMALSQATMDVDDPTLAKILGRKPTSVQQFLHQAYGTN, from the coding sequence ATGATTTTAGTTACAGGCGCAACGGGTCAATTTGGCAGCAAAGCTATTGAGCATCTAATCCGTAAACAGGTCAGCCCGATCCATATTATAGCCATGGTTCGAGACGTGGCCAAGGCAAAAAGCCTACTTGATAGAGGGATTCAAGTAAGAGTAGGTGATTACACAGACGTTGACTCATTGATCCATGCCTTTCAAGGCGTAGACAAGCTATTACTGGTCTCCAGTAGCGATCGAGGGCCTATTGAAAATCGAACGACTCAGCATATTAATGCCATTAAAGCGGCACAAGCAGCTCGGGTGAAGCACATTACCTACACCTCTTTCATCAGAAAAGCAGACTTTGCGCATTCGGCTATCGCAGCCTTTCACCAATCGCATGTTGAATCAGAAGCTTTTCTCAAAAACAGCGGGGTTGCCTATACTATTTTGCAAAATGGGATGTATCAGGAAATGATTCCTGTTTTTGCGGGCCAACAGGTTGGGCAGACGGGCCTCATTTTCTTTCCGGCCGGCAATGGTCAGGCCAGCTACGTCCTGCGGGAGGAATTAGCCGAAGCGGCTGCTCATGTACTGACGACCGATGGTCATCTCAACCAGGTCTATCAACTAACCAACACCGCTTCAGTTTCCTTTTACGAGATTGCTCGAGAATTATCCCATATGCTGGAGAAAGAGGTGATTTACCAATCGCCCTCGGTTAGTGAATTTGAGGCCAGGTTGAAAAGCGGCGGTGTACCCGATCAGTATATCGGTATGTTTACCATGTGGGCTATGGCCTTGTCACAAGCTACCATGGATGTGGATGACCCAACTCTGGCGAAGATATTGGGCCGAAAACCGACGAGCGTGCAGCAATTTCTACACCAAGCTTATGGCACGAACTAA
- a CDS encoding transcriptional regulator, HxlR family (PFAM: helix-turn-helix HxlR type~KEGG: bpr:GBP346_A3304 transcriptional regulator family protein), giving the protein MINLLLMSKFNEFIGSDTGPQCPRSYILALTDTVNVIHGKWKLPIIASLLRGVNRFKDLLESTEKITPRMLSKELKELELNGIVQRHVYNQTPVLIEYELTESGRGIATVIDSMIDWGMLHRSQQMTTGAQ; this is encoded by the coding sequence ATGATTAATCTATTACTTATGAGCAAGTTCAACGAGTTTATTGGCTCAGATACAGGTCCTCAATGTCCACGCAGTTACATTCTGGCTTTAACCGACACGGTTAATGTTATTCATGGGAAGTGGAAGCTGCCCATCATTGCCTCGTTGCTACGGGGCGTGAATCGATTTAAAGATTTGTTGGAGAGTACTGAAAAGATCACGCCCCGAATGCTTTCTAAAGAGCTCAAAGAGCTTGAACTGAACGGCATTGTACAACGGCATGTGTATAATCAGACCCCGGTTTTGATTGAATATGAGCTCACCGAATCGGGCCGGGGGATAGCCACGGTAATCGATTCGATGATTGATTGGGGGATGCTCCACCGATCCCAGCAGATGACAACTGGAGCGCAATAG
- a CDS encoding short-chain dehydrogenase/reductase SDR (PFAM: short-chain dehydrogenase/reductase SDR; KR domain protein~KEGG: afw:Anae109_3255 short-chain dehydrogenase/reductase SDR) has translation MKIDLTQKVAIVTGSSKGIGAAIAKELAACGAIVIVTYHSAVSDAEGVANAIRETGGQAIALQADMARHADIIDLLKQVKERFGKLDVLVNNAGIARFGPIEAVTEDDFLEQYRVNVLGPMLTIQESLKYFPKTGGSIVNISSVGGQNPGPYTSIYTSSKAALNALTVSLSRELVNRRIRVNTVAPGPTDTEGSKALGLAGSAIEKGMIAAIPMGRFGKPDEIAPAVAFLASDNAGWITGEKIAVSGGMR, from the coding sequence ATGAAAATAGATTTGACGCAGAAGGTGGCCATCGTTACCGGCAGCTCAAAGGGTATTGGCGCGGCCATAGCCAAGGAACTTGCCGCCTGTGGCGCGATTGTCATTGTCACCTATCATTCGGCGGTAAGCGATGCCGAAGGCGTGGCTAACGCCATCCGGGAGACAGGCGGACAGGCCATTGCCCTTCAGGCCGATATGGCCCGGCATGCCGATATTATTGATTTGTTAAAACAGGTGAAGGAGCGGTTTGGCAAGCTGGATGTGCTGGTGAATAATGCTGGGATCGCCCGATTCGGCCCCATTGAAGCGGTTACGGAGGATGATTTTCTGGAACAGTACCGGGTCAATGTGTTAGGTCCCATGCTGACGATCCAGGAGTCGTTGAAGTATTTTCCCAAAACAGGAGGTAGCATTGTCAATATCAGTTCAGTAGGCGGACAGAATCCAGGGCCCTACACCAGTATTTATACCTCATCGAAGGCGGCCCTGAACGCCTTAACCGTTTCTTTATCCAGAGAACTGGTGAACCGCCGCATCCGGGTCAATACGGTGGCACCGGGCCCAACTGATACCGAAGGGTCAAAGGCGCTGGGACTGGCAGGCAGTGCCATCGAAAAGGGCATGATTGCCGCTATACCCATGGGTAGGTTCGGCAAACCGGATGAAATAGCCCCCGCAGTTGCTTTCTTAGCATCGGATAACGCGGGCTGGATCACGGGTGAAAAAATAGCTGTTTCGGGAGGGATGCGCTAA
- a CDS encoding transcriptional regulator, HxlR family (PFAM: helix-turn-helix HxlR type~KEGG: ara:Arad_1524 transcriptional regulator protein), with amino-acid sequence MNKKVFVDQKPLHCPSQLKAIHDTMDILSGKWKITIIGCLSFGDKRFMDLMREVNGIGSKMLSKELHELEINGLISRTVQPTKPVTVEYALTAYGQTLRPILWEMADWGQHHRIKVKATFKGEVGNG; translated from the coding sequence ATGAACAAGAAAGTATTTGTTGATCAAAAGCCGCTGCACTGTCCCAGTCAGCTCAAGGCTATCCATGATACGATGGATATTCTAAGCGGCAAATGGAAAATCACGATCATTGGGTGCTTAAGCTTCGGCGACAAACGGTTCATGGACTTAATGCGGGAAGTAAACGGGATTGGCTCCAAAATGCTGTCCAAGGAGTTACATGAGCTGGAGATCAACGGATTAATCAGTCGCACGGTGCAGCCTACCAAACCGGTCACGGTGGAATACGCGCTTACCGCTTATGGTCAGACCTTGAGGCCTATCCTGTGGGAAATGGCCGATTGGGGGCAACATCATAGGATAAAAGTAAAAGCGACATTCAAGGGGGAAGTTGGCAATGGCTAG
- a CDS encoding peptidase-like protein (KEGG: rfr:Rfer_1105 phospholipase/carboxylesterase) — MWFKDIPPYPPNATLDLIQQYLGLADRIVPVLLLVNFINELKSVSSDKEPINLPTEVLIAKAMVAILAICTTVLAIQLIGDNYSYTHASPRETALAKPFEEGSYIGPQGDTLLYRIMKPLHYDHRKRYPLVVGLPASCWSDNTRQIDACPIAKWLATDENRRKYAAFVFVPRCPPHTGWGGVANTPSVAPLAIEAILSLDKAFSIDAQRRYVSGVSRGGYGSWHLIGTHPELFAGAIPVCGEGDPSQAPGMVGISVWAFHGAKDMNVPVSGSRNMVNALKKAGGTPHYTEYADAAHGIWEEVVKTPGLLDWLFAQKQENPPKASKI, encoded by the coding sequence ATGTGGTTTAAGGATATACCCCCTTATCCCCCAAACGCCACCCTCGATTTAATTCAGCAATACCTCGGCCTGGCTGACCGGATCGTTCCGGTTCTCCTGCTGGTTAATTTCATCAATGAGTTAAAGAGCGTTTCCAGCGATAAGGAGCCAATCAATTTACCCACTGAGGTACTTATTGCCAAAGCGATGGTGGCGATTCTGGCCATTTGTACAACGGTACTCGCCATTCAGCTAATCGGAGATAACTACAGCTATACGCATGCTTCTCCCCGAGAAACGGCCCTGGCAAAGCCTTTTGAGGAGGGAAGCTATATTGGTCCCCAGGGCGATACGCTGCTGTACCGGATCATGAAGCCGCTTCACTACGATCACCGTAAACGCTATCCGCTGGTGGTAGGTCTGCCTGCCTCCTGCTGGTCGGACAATACCCGCCAGATTGATGCCTGTCCCATCGCCAAATGGTTGGCCACGGATGAAAACAGGCGAAAGTATGCTGCGTTTGTTTTTGTGCCCCGCTGTCCACCCCATACGGGCTGGGGTGGAGTAGCCAATACCCCCTCCGTAGCGCCACTGGCCATTGAGGCCATCCTTTCTCTGGACAAGGCGTTTTCGATTGACGCCCAACGGCGTTACGTGTCGGGCGTGTCTCGGGGTGGTTATGGGTCATGGCATCTGATTGGCACGCACCCGGAGTTGTTTGCGGGCGCCATTCCGGTCTGTGGAGAAGGCGACCCTAGTCAGGCTCCTGGTATGGTTGGGATCTCGGTCTGGGCTTTTCATGGGGCAAAAGACATGAATGTACCGGTGAGCGGTTCACGCAACATGGTCAATGCGCTAAAAAAGGCGGGGGGTACTCCCCACTATACAGAGTATGCTGATGCCGCTCACGGCATTTGGGAGGAAGTCGTAAAGACGCCAGGTTTGTTAGACTGGCTCTTTGCCCAAAAACAAGAGAACCCACCAAAGGCAAGTAAAATCTAA
- a CDS encoding transposase IS4 family protein (PFAM: transposase IS4 family protein~KEGG: rpt:Rpal_1074 transposase IS4 family protein) translates to MTKQFSKLTDPQWAAISPFFNLKRKRKHDLRQVINIILWLLRTGCQWRNLPEEWPNWQAIYYYFEQWKQDGTFERINLVLNQLDRKRVGKESYPSALCIDAQSVKLSPMICEYRGLDANKRVNGRKRQFVVDTQGRLWVADVHAANQAEGPAAIVLIGDVLWRAGERLKKVYGDQSYNGVFAKALADWDITFEKASRAESTRGFVPVAKRWVVERTIAWTNFFRRIVKDYEYTLSSSANWLYLANIQLMLQRI, encoded by the coding sequence ATGACCAAACAGTTTTCGAAGCTGACCGACCCTCAATGGGCGGCAATTTCGCCTTTTTTCAATCTAAAACGCAAGCGAAAACACGATTTACGTCAAGTGATAAACATCATTTTATGGCTCCTACGAACAGGCTGTCAATGGCGTAATCTACCCGAGGAATGGCCAAATTGGCAAGCGATCTACTATTACTTTGAGCAATGGAAACAAGATGGTACGTTTGAACGGATCAATTTAGTTTTAAATCAGTTGGATCGTAAAAGGGTTGGTAAAGAGTCCTATCCTTCCGCATTATGTATTGATGCACAGAGTGTTAAACTAAGTCCAATGATTTGTGAATACAGGGGTCTGGATGCCAACAAACGAGTCAATGGCCGTAAAAGACAATTTGTCGTCGATACGCAAGGTCGACTCTGGGTAGCGGATGTTCATGCGGCAAATCAAGCCGAAGGCCCCGCAGCTATCGTCCTAATTGGCGATGTTCTTTGGCGTGCAGGCGAACGCTTAAAAAAAGTGTATGGTGATCAGTCCTACAACGGTGTTTTTGCCAAGGCATTAGCTGATTGGGACATCACTTTTGAAAAAGCATCGCGGGCCGAATCGACCCGAGGATTTGTCCCTGTTGCTAAACGCTGGGTAGTCGAACGTACGATTGCGTGGACAAATTTCTTCCGGCGCATTGTCAAAGATTACGAATATACCCTATCATCTTCGGCCAATTGGCTTTATTTAGCTAACATTCAACTAATGCTCCAGCGAATTTGA
- a CDS encoding hypothetical protein (KEGG: sde:Sde_3085 response regulator receiver domain-containing protein), whose product MMDSNIVESAYGKAVIGIDQALLIAPYPTWYSYVMNLPLPERLTYVAVVFHNQVFNGGLYQYFFNSYGQFAFETINCLQLINAFPQAVILSTAIEYLKLKEPNIERLIAKIANRGLTH is encoded by the coding sequence ATGATGGATTCTAATATAGTAGAATCTGCTTACGGAAAAGCCGTGATAGGTATCGACCAAGCCTTATTAATAGCGCCATATCCAACTTGGTACAGCTACGTAATGAACTTACCTTTACCAGAACGCTTAACTTATGTAGCTGTAGTATTTCATAACCAAGTGTTTAACGGGGGACTTTACCAATATTTTTTCAATTCGTATGGGCAATTTGCCTTTGAAACAATTAACTGTTTACAGTTGATCAATGCTTTTCCCCAGGCAGTTATCTTAAGCACAGCCATTGAATACTTGAAACTAAAAGAGCCAAATATTGAGAGGTTGATAGCTAAAATAGCTAATAGGGGGCTAACACATTAG